A window from Chrysemys picta bellii isolate R12L10 chromosome 2, ASM1138683v2, whole genome shotgun sequence encodes these proteins:
- the LOC135981919 gene encoding uncharacterized protein LOC135981919 yields MQSSPAVMAVQSGNRKRAPAWTDREVLDLIAVWGDESVLSELRSKRRNAKIYEKISKDMAERGYSRDATQCRVKIKELRQGYQKTKEANGRSGSHPQTSRFYEALHSILGAAATTTPPVTVDSEDGILSTAGSSDMLGDGEDEEGDEEGEAVGSSHNADFPDSQDLFITLTEIPYEASPAITPDTESGEGSATPSATVSQPSLESHSQRLARIRRRKKRTREDMFSELMASSQAQAAQQTQWRENLTRMHQANMDREERWRQEDQQATQTLLGLLREQTDTLRRLVDVLQERRQEDRAPLQSISNRPPPPPSPIPTSPKVQRRRGGRVPAKSHSIPAESSSSRRLSFPNI; encoded by the exons atgcagagctctccagcagtgatggccgtgcagtctgggaatagaaagagagccccagcatggactgatcgtgaagtcttggatctcatcgctgtgtggggcgatgagtccgtgctttccgagctgcgatccaaaagaaggaatgcaaagatctacgagaagatctctaaagacatggcagagagaggatacagccgggatgcaacgcagtgccgcgtgaaaatcaaggagctgagacaaggctaccagaagaccaaagaggcaaacggacgctccggatcccatccccagacatcccgtttctacgaggcactgcattccatcctcggtgctgccgccaccactaccccaccagtgaccgtggactctgaggatgggatactgtccacggccggttcctcagacatgttaggggacggggaagatgaggaaggagatgaggagggcgaggcagttggcagctctcacaacgctgatttccccgacagccaggatctcttcatcacccttacagagatcccctacgaagcgtccccagccattaccccggacacagaatctggtgaaggatcagcca ccccgtctgcgactgtctcacaacctagcctggaatcacactcccagaggctagcgcggattaggcgtaggaagaagaggacacgggaggacatgttctctgagcttatggcctcttcccaagcccaggcagcacagcagacccagtggcgggagaacttgacccgaatgcaccaagccaacatggatcgggaggagaggtggcggcaggaagaccagcaggcgactcaaacgctgcttggactactgagggagcaaacggacacactccggcgccttgtggatgttctgcaggaacggaggcaggaggacagagccccgctgcagtccatctctaaccgccctcccccgccaccaagtcccatacccacctcacccaaagtgcaaagaaggagaggcggcagagtccctgctaagtctcactccatccctgcagagagctctagtagcagaaggctctcatttcccaacatttga